One window of Halopseudomonas maritima genomic DNA carries:
- a CDS encoding TRAP transporter large permease, which yields MLTLTFITMIVLLALGFPMMVPLLVAALMLLFLVIDLGNVSLLMGQMISGVQSWALAAVPLFIFAADLMTRGHTANRLLDLVQSFAGHLRGGLPITTAASCTLFGAVSGSTQATVVAMGGPMRPKLLEKGYSDTFSIALIINASDIALLIPPSIGMIIYGVISGSSIGDLFIAGIIPGLLILLLFSIYCWIASIRMGIAPEPKSDWATRLLALRKAVLPLGFPLVVVGGIYGGLFSPTEAAAIAVLYALILEVVILRAVKLRELWDVALSTGLITAVVFILVAAGNAFTYAISFAGIPQAILDPVIASIGDNQTLVLALIAVSFFVGCMFVDPIVVILILTPLFKPAVEAAGLDPVHVGVIVTLQAAIGSATPPFGCDIFTAMAIFRRPYFDVIRGTPPFIFILLLATVLLILFPEISLWLPSLAQD from the coding sequence ATGCTTACCCTGACCTTCATAACCATGATCGTGCTGCTGGCACTTGGCTTCCCGATGATGGTGCCGCTGCTGGTGGCGGCGTTGATGCTGCTGTTTCTGGTCATCGATCTGGGCAACGTCAGCCTGCTGATGGGCCAGATGATCAGCGGCGTGCAGTCCTGGGCACTGGCGGCCGTGCCGCTGTTTATCTTTGCCGCCGACCTGATGACCCGAGGCCACACAGCCAACCGCCTGCTGGATCTGGTGCAGAGCTTTGCCGGCCACTTGCGCGGCGGGCTGCCAATCACCACCGCTGCCAGCTGTACGCTGTTTGGCGCAGTGTCCGGTTCCACCCAGGCTACCGTGGTGGCCATGGGCGGCCCCATGCGGCCCAAGCTGCTGGAAAAGGGCTACTCGGATACTTTCAGCATTGCGCTGATTATCAACGCCAGCGATATCGCCCTGCTGATTCCGCCGAGTATCGGCATGATCATCTACGGGGTCATTTCCGGCTCATCGATTGGCGACCTGTTTATCGCCGGCATCATTCCGGGCTTATTGATCCTGCTGCTGTTTTCCATCTACTGCTGGATCGCCTCCATCCGCATGGGCATTGCCCCCGAACCGAAAAGCGATTGGGCCACACGGCTACTGGCGCTGCGCAAGGCGGTACTGCCGCTCGGCTTCCCGCTGGTGGTGGTTGGCGGAATTTACGGCGGTCTGTTCAGCCCAACGGAGGCTGCAGCCATCGCGGTGCTCTACGCACTGATTCTTGAGGTCGTCATTCTGCGGGCGGTAAAGCTGCGCGAACTGTGGGATGTAGCGCTGTCTACCGGGCTGATTACCGCCGTTGTGTTCATCCTGGTGGCAGCCGGCAACGCCTTTACCTACGCCATCTCCTTTGCCGGTATTCCGCAGGCCATTCTGGACCCGGTGATCGCCAGCATCGGCGACAACCAGACCCTGGTGCTGGCACTGATTGCCGTTTCCTTCTTTGTAGGCTGCATGTTCGTTGACCCCATCGTGGTCATCCTGATCCTTACCCCGCTATTCAAACCAGCGGTTGAGGCAGCGGGGCTGGACCCAGTGCACGTGGGCGTCATCGTCACCCTGCAGGCGGCCATCGGCTCGGCAACGCCACCCTTCGGCTGTGACATCTTCACCGCCATGGCAATCTTCCGGCGGCCCTACTTTGATGTCATTCGCGGTACCCCACCCTTCATCTTCATTCTGCTGTTGGCCACGGTGCTACTGATACTCTTCCCCGAGATTTCCCTGTGGCTACCCTCTCTCGCCCAGGACTAA
- a CDS encoding methyl-accepting chemotaxis protein — translation MISDPRSEALSSPTPANDARGLLPLAGLVVCELFLFAAVLLSTSGVLFWAALAMLIPTLAFTWQLRSTGGSTGSLTASLSRINGNQIDLRLTDEKRSDDPATQQYAALNERLRGIMLELQHNSLGTALASANSRLLAEQAARDAQSQQQLSELIFHASEQTTSALQDISHRATGVTEVNTRNLEVARQSREQMGDARNKMQQISGAMSGFKDNVNALNATSAKIRDILTTVQDFSAQTNMLALNAAIEAARAGEQGRGFAVVADEVRNLSFKVGNAAEQISQLMEQMTSAMADADAQTLGMLEQTESTGLAVSSAADQFDAMVDDFQRANDDLLMVSSALEELTATNAETLQHGGEIRDLSLTISQHMEATHTQADALRDNTNLALRSLAGFRLGEGQLEAVTEVLMGRRKDIEQRLDALADSGVDLFDQQYTPIANTNPPKHDTRWADAFIERIRPLLDEWDKGGKDGIVYTAAVNEKGYLPTSRSASSQPPTGDPRVDAARSNYKRFAVTSESDLRIMASCTYLNMGTFVLPGTSTVIFVLYVPIFVKGRRWGTMSSAIAPAALGL, via the coding sequence ATGATATCCGACCCCCGTTCCGAGGCGCTTTCGTCTCCCACCCCGGCAAACGACGCAAGGGGTCTGCTGCCCCTGGCCGGCCTGGTGGTGTGTGAGCTATTTCTGTTTGCCGCCGTTTTACTCAGCACCAGCGGTGTGCTGTTTTGGGCCGCCCTGGCCATGCTAATCCCCACGCTGGCCTTCACCTGGCAACTGCGCAGCACAGGGGGCAGCACGGGCTCGCTAACCGCCAGCCTTAGCCGCATCAACGGCAACCAGATCGACCTGCGCCTGACCGATGAGAAGCGCAGCGATGACCCCGCCACACAGCAGTACGCCGCGCTGAACGAGCGCCTGCGCGGCATCATGCTTGAATTGCAGCACAATAGTCTGGGCACCGCACTGGCCTCAGCCAACAGCCGGTTGCTGGCCGAACAGGCCGCCCGAGACGCGCAAAGCCAGCAGCAACTCTCCGAGCTGATATTCCACGCCAGCGAGCAGACCACCAGCGCCCTGCAAGACATCTCGCACCGCGCTACCGGCGTCACCGAGGTCAACACCCGCAACCTGGAGGTGGCCCGTCAATCGCGCGAGCAGATGGGCGATGCGCGCAACAAAATGCAGCAGATCAGCGGCGCCATGAGCGGTTTCAAGGACAACGTCAACGCGCTCAACGCCACCTCGGCAAAAATTCGCGACATCCTTACCACCGTGCAGGACTTTTCTGCGCAAACCAACATGCTGGCACTGAACGCCGCCATCGAAGCCGCCCGTGCGGGCGAACAGGGTCGCGGCTTTGCCGTGGTAGCCGATGAAGTACGCAACCTGTCGTTCAAGGTCGGCAACGCGGCAGAACAGATCAGCCAGCTGATGGAACAGATGACCAGCGCGATGGCCGATGCCGACGCGCAAACCCTGGGCATGCTGGAGCAGACCGAGTCCACCGGCCTGGCTGTCAGCAGCGCGGCAGACCAGTTTGACGCCATGGTTGACGACTTCCAACGTGCCAACGATGACCTGCTGATGGTCAGTAGCGCCCTGGAGGAGCTGACCGCAACCAACGCCGAAACCCTGCAGCACGGCGGCGAGATCCGAGACCTGAGCCTGACCATCAGCCAGCACATGGAAGCGACTCACACCCAGGCCGATGCCCTACGCGACAACACCAATCTGGCGCTGCGCTCGCTGGCCGGCTTCCGCCTTGGCGAGGGTCAGCTGGAGGCCGTCACCGAAGTGCTCATGGGCCGCCGCAAGGATATCGAGCAGCGTCTTGATGCACTGGCCGACAGCGGCGTAGACCTGTTCGATCAGCAGTACACACCCATCGCCAACACCAACCCGCCGAAGCACGACACCCGCTGGGCCGACGCCTTTATTGAACGTATTCGTCCGCTGCTGGACGAGTGGGACAAGGGCGGCAAGGACGGCATCGTGTACACCGCTGCCGTCAACGAGAAAGGTTACCTGCCGACCAGCCGCAGCGCCTCGTCCCAACCGCCAACCGGCGACCCGCGCGTTGATGCGGCGCGCAGCAACTACAAGCGCTTTGCCGTTACCAGCGAATCCGACCTGCGCATCATGGCCAGCTGCACCTACCTGAACATGGGGACCTTCGTCCTGCCCGGCACCAGTACGGTGATCTTCGTGCTTTACGTACCGATCTTCGTCAAGGGGCGCCGCTGGGGCACGATGTCTTCCGCGATTGCACCGGCGGCGTTGGGACTCTGA
- a CDS encoding alpha/beta fold hydrolase, whose translation MSVELIDQPGEQALATLLLAHGAGAPMDSPFMNELAAALCARQVRVVRFEFPYMAARREDGRKRPPNPMPVLEKSMRELRAGLQGRVFLGGKSMGGRVASQLAAELGAAGFVCFGYPFHPPGKPERTRIEHLQQIGCPGLIVQGTRDPFGKPDEVASYPLDPTLQLHWLESGEHDFRPLKSSGLTQQALIEEAAAVAAGFIAAASRR comes from the coding sequence GTGAGCGTTGAACTGATTGACCAACCGGGCGAGCAGGCGCTGGCAACGTTGCTGCTGGCCCACGGCGCTGGTGCGCCCATGGATAGCCCCTTCATGAACGAACTTGCTGCTGCGCTGTGCGCCCGACAGGTGCGTGTGGTGCGCTTTGAGTTTCCCTACATGGCCGCACGGCGAGAGGACGGCCGCAAGCGTCCGCCTAATCCGATGCCGGTTCTGGAAAAGAGCATGCGCGAGCTGCGTGCGGGCTTGCAGGGCAGGGTGTTTCTGGGTGGCAAGTCGATGGGGGGCAGGGTGGCGAGCCAGCTGGCGGCTGAACTGGGCGCCGCGGGTTTTGTCTGTTTTGGCTATCCGTTTCATCCGCCGGGTAAGCCGGAGCGTACCCGCATTGAACACCTGCAGCAGATTGGTTGCCCTGGTCTGATTGTGCAGGGCACCCGCGACCCTTTTGGTAAACCCGACGAGGTGGCCAGCTACCCGCTGGACCCGACTTTGCAGCTGCATTGGCTGGAGTCCGGTGAGCACGACTTTCGCCCCCTGAAGTCCAGCGGTCTGACACAGCAGGCGCTGATAGAGGAAGCGGCGGCGGTCGCGGCGGGGTTTATAGCGGCGGCTAGCCGCCGCTAG
- the ccoN gene encoding cytochrome-c oxidase, cbb3-type subunit I has protein sequence MSTATTPTAYNYKVVRQFAVMTVVWGIVGMAMGVFIASQLVWPELNFGLSWTSFGRLRPLHTNAVIFAFGGCALFATSYYVVQRTSQARLVSDGLAAFTFWGWQAVIVLAVITLPMGLTSTKEYAELEWPIDILIAVVWVSYALVFFGTIMKRKMKHIYVGNWFFGGFIITVAVLHIVNSMAVPVTLTKSYSMYSGATDAMIQWWYGHNAVGFFLTAGFLGMMYYFVPKQAERPIYSYRLSIVHFWALISIYIWAGPHHLHYTALPDWAQSLGMVMSLILLAPSWGGMINGMMTLSGAWHKLRTDPILRFLVVALAFYGMSTFEGPMMAIKTVNALSHYTDWTIGHVHAGALGWVAMISIGSLYHLIPKVFGREAMYSTPLINAHFWLATIGTVLYIVAMWVNGITQGLMWRAVNVDGTPTYSFVEALEASHPGYIVRAIGGAFFLLGMLLMAYNVWRTVRHSKAAQLEAAAQTA, from the coding sequence ATGAGCACAGCTACCACTCCGACAGCCTATAACTATAAGGTGGTACGCCAGTTCGCCGTCATGACGGTGGTCTGGGGTATCGTGGGCATGGCCATGGGCGTCTTCATTGCGTCCCAACTGGTCTGGCCTGAACTGAACTTCGGCCTGTCCTGGACCAGCTTCGGACGTTTGCGTCCGTTGCACACCAACGCGGTCATCTTCGCCTTTGGCGGATGCGCCCTGTTCGCCACCTCCTACTATGTGGTCCAGCGAACATCGCAGGCCCGCCTGGTCTCCGACGGACTCGCTGCCTTCACCTTCTGGGGCTGGCAAGCGGTAATCGTGCTGGCGGTGATTACCCTGCCGATGGGCCTGACCAGCACCAAGGAATACGCTGAGCTGGAGTGGCCGATCGACATCCTGATCGCGGTCGTCTGGGTGAGCTACGCGCTGGTGTTCTTCGGCACCATCATGAAGCGCAAGATGAAGCACATCTATGTCGGCAACTGGTTCTTCGGTGGTTTCATCATCACCGTCGCGGTTCTGCACATCGTCAACAGCATGGCAGTGCCGGTCACCCTGACCAAGTCGTACTCGATGTATTCTGGCGCTACCGATGCGATGATCCAGTGGTGGTACGGCCACAACGCAGTTGGCTTCTTCCTGACTGCCGGCTTCCTGGGCATGATGTACTACTTCGTACCCAAGCAGGCTGAGCGTCCGATCTACTCCTACCGCCTGTCCATCGTGCACTTCTGGGCGCTGATCTCCATCTACATCTGGGCCGGCCCGCACCACCTGCACTACACCGCGCTGCCTGACTGGGCTCAGTCTCTGGGCATGGTGATGTCGCTGATTCTGCTGGCACCCTCCTGGGGCGGCATGATCAACGGCATGATGACCCTGTCCGGCGCATGGCACAAACTGCGTACCGACCCGATCCTGCGCTTCCTGGTTGTGGCCCTGGCCTTCTACGGCATGTCCACCTTTGAAGGCCCGATGATGGCCATCAAGACCGTGAACGCCCTGTCGCACTACACCGACTGGACCATCGGCCACGTACACGCCGGCGCACTCGGCTGGGTTGCCATGATCTCCATCGGCTCGCTGTATCACCTGATCCCGAAAGTCTTCGGTCGTGAAGCCATGTACAGCACCCCGCTGATCAACGCGCACTTCTGGCTGGCTACCATCGGCACCGTGCTGTACATCGTTGCCATGTGGGTCAACGGCATCACCCAGGGTCTGATGTGGCGCGCAGTGAACGTCGACGGCACCCCGACCTACTCCTTCGTCGAAGCGCTGGAAGCCAGCCACCCGGGCTACATCGTCCGTGCGATTGGCGGTGCTTTCTTCCTGCTCGGCATGTTGCTGATGGCTTACAACGTATGGCGTACCGTGCGCCACAGCAAAGCGGCTCAACTCGAAGCCGCCGCCCAGACTGCCTGA
- the ccoO gene encoding cytochrome-c oxidase, cbb3-type subunit II, giving the protein MKLHETVEKNIGLMVVLMVVAISFGGLVQIVPLFFQPETTEPVEGLRPYTAVELEGRDIYIREGCVGCHSQMIRPFRAETERYGHYSVAGESVWEHPFLWGSKRTGPDLARVGGRYSDDWHRAHLIKPQDVVPESKMPAFPWLQEGVLDGKHTARKMEVLRGLGVPYTDEDIAGAQEAVKGVSEMDALIAYLQHLGTVLSDR; this is encoded by the coding sequence ATGAAACTGCATGAAACAGTAGAAAAAAATATTGGCCTGATGGTTGTCCTGATGGTGGTTGCCATCAGCTTCGGCGGCCTGGTTCAAATCGTACCGCTGTTCTTCCAGCCCGAGACCACAGAGCCGGTTGAGGGCCTGCGCCCGTACACCGCCGTCGAGCTGGAAGGCCGCGACATCTACATCCGCGAAGGCTGCGTTGGCTGCCACTCGCAGATGATCCGTCCCTTCCGTGCCGAGACCGAGCGTTATGGTCATTACTCGGTTGCCGGTGAAAGCGTTTGGGAACACCCCTTCCTGTGGGGTTCCAAGCGCACCGGCCCGGACCTGGCTCGCGTGGGCGGCCGTTACTCCGACGACTGGCACCGTGCGCACCTGATCAAGCCTCAGGACGTGGTGCCGGAATCCAAGATGCCAGCCTTCCCCTGGCTGCAGGAAGGCGTGCTTGATGGCAAGCACACCGCCCGCAAGATGGAAGTGCTGCGTGGTCTGGGCGTTCCTTACACCGACGAAGACATCGCCGGCGCACAGGAAGCAGTCAAGGGCGTATCCGAAATGGATGCTCTGATTGCCTACCTGCAGCACCTCGGCACTGTCCTGTCGGATCGGTAA
- a CDS encoding cbb3-type cytochrome oxidase subunit 3 — protein sequence MDINTLRGLGTVFAFIAFVGVVIWAYSASKKKDFDEAAQLPFADEEDEQAAGEQHKDARSDK from the coding sequence ATGGATATCAATACTCTCCGCGGCCTCGGCACCGTATTCGCGTTCATCGCCTTTGTTGGCGTCGTGATCTGGGCCTACAGCGCGTCCAAGAAGAAAGACTTCGATGAGGCAGCCCAGCTGCCCTTCGCGGACGAAGAGGACGAGCAGGCCGCGGGTGAGCAGCACAAAGATGCTAGGAGTGACAAGTAA
- the ccoP gene encoding cytochrome-c oxidase, cbb3-type subunit III, with protein sequence MTNFWSGYIVVLTLTCLGLILWLLLATRKGQRSEQTDEKVGHSFDGIEEFDNPLPRWWFVLFIATMVFGAFYLFLFPGLGKWPGYLNWTQESQYEAEVAKAEEAFAPIFAKYSAMPVEEVAKIPEAVAIGQRLFATNCSVCHGSDARGAFGFPNLTDNDWLYGGEPENIKTTLQGGRQAAMPAWLAVIGEDGVRNVSGYVRSLSGLETDNVDLTAGQTTYTNTCAVCHGPDGKGNQQLGAPNLADDVWLYGSSFLQVQQTVRYGRNGHMPAQAHLGDDKIHMLTSYVYSLSHKDEQ encoded by the coding sequence ATGACTAATTTCTGGAGCGGGTACATTGTTGTCCTGACCCTGACCTGCCTGGGCCTGATCCTTTGGCTGCTGCTGGCCACCCGCAAGGGCCAGCGTTCCGAGCAGACTGATGAGAAAGTTGGCCACAGCTTTGACGGCATTGAAGAATTCGACAACCCGCTGCCGCGCTGGTGGTTCGTGCTCTTCATCGCCACCATGGTCTTTGGTGCGTTCTATCTCTTCCTGTTCCCGGGCCTGGGCAAATGGCCTGGCTACCTGAACTGGACCCAGGAAAGCCAGTACGAAGCAGAAGTAGCCAAGGCAGAAGAAGCCTTCGCTCCGATCTTTGCCAAATACTCGGCCATGCCGGTTGAAGAAGTCGCCAAGATCCCCGAAGCGGTTGCCATTGGCCAGCGTCTGTTCGCCACCAATTGCTCGGTCTGCCACGGCTCTGACGCCCGCGGTGCTTTCGGTTTCCCGAACCTGACCGACAACGATTGGCTGTACGGCGGCGAGCCGGAAAACATCAAGACCACCCTGCAAGGTGGCCGTCAGGCTGCGATGCCGGCCTGGCTGGCAGTGATTGGTGAAGACGGTGTGCGTAACGTCTCCGGTTACGTTCGCAGCCTGTCGGGTCTGGAAACCGACAATGTCGACCTGACAGCCGGTCAGACCACCTACACCAACACCTGTGCGGTGTGTCACGGTCCGGATGGCAAGGGCAACCAGCAACTGGGCGCGCCTAACCTGGCCGACGACGTCTGGCTCTACGGCTCCAGCTTCCTGCAAGTACAGCAGACTGTCCGCTACGGTCGTAACGGCCACATGCCGGCTCAGGCTCACCTGGGTGACGACAAGATCCACATGCTGACCTCCTACGTTTACAGCCTGTCGCACAAAGACGAGCAGTAA
- the ccoG gene encoding cytochrome c oxidase accessory protein CcoG, translating into MNKIPVEDVTPKVETYDLYAKREKIQTRSYKGLFMNVRLIGVALLFLLYFGTVWLPWGDRQAVLWDLPARQFHIFGATFQPQDFFLLSFLLIICAFGLFFITVFAGRVWCGYTCPQTVWTWIFMWAERITEGERHARIKLDKAPMSVNKFLRRSAKHSIWLLVSLLTAITFVGYFTPIRGLLADLFTLQIAGWAAFWVFFFTAATYINAGWLREQVCIHMCPYARFQSVMFDADTLIVSYDAKRGEPRGARKKGIDPAEVNKGDCIDCQVCVQVCPTGIDIREGLQYECIGCAACVDACDEIMDKMEYPRGLIRYTTEHALEGGKTRWFRPRLLGYGAALVTMIVMFIITVGNLAQVSLDIERDRNVLYRETRAGEIENVYIVKIFNKGQTERTYELAVSGHAGLQLQMPDNRLTVAPSRKLELPVNVHLDPAALDGATNIAITFVVTAEDDDSVEAEAESRFLAPQIR; encoded by the coding sequence ATGAACAAAATACCCGTAGAAGATGTGACCCCCAAGGTCGAGACCTACGACCTCTACGCCAAGCGCGAGAAAATCCAGACCCGCTCCTACAAGGGGCTGTTCATGAATGTGCGCCTGATCGGCGTTGCATTGCTGTTCCTGCTGTACTTCGGCACCGTCTGGTTACCGTGGGGCGACCGTCAGGCCGTGCTATGGGACTTGCCCGCCCGCCAGTTCCACATCTTTGGCGCGACCTTTCAGCCGCAAGACTTCTTTCTGCTGTCTTTCCTGCTGATCATCTGCGCCTTCGGCCTGTTCTTCATTACCGTATTTGCCGGCCGCGTGTGGTGCGGTTACACCTGCCCACAAACCGTCTGGACCTGGATCTTCATGTGGGCAGAGCGCATTACCGAAGGTGAGCGCCACGCACGTATCAAGCTCGACAAGGCGCCCATGAGCGTCAACAAGTTTCTGCGCCGCAGCGCCAAGCACTCCATCTGGCTGCTGGTATCGCTACTGACCGCTATCACCTTTGTCGGCTACTTCACCCCCATTCGCGGACTGCTAGCCGACCTGTTTACCCTGCAGATCGCCGGCTGGGCAGCCTTCTGGGTGTTCTTCTTTACCGCCGCCACCTACATCAACGCCGGCTGGCTGCGCGAGCAGGTGTGCATCCACATGTGCCCCTATGCACGCTTCCAGAGCGTCATGTTCGATGCCGACACGCTGATCGTGTCCTACGACGCCAAGCGCGGCGAACCCCGCGGCGCGCGCAAGAAAGGTATCGATCCGGCCGAGGTCAACAAAGGTGACTGCATCGACTGTCAGGTGTGCGTGCAGGTCTGCCCGACCGGCATTGATATTCGCGAAGGGCTGCAGTACGAATGTATCGGCTGCGCCGCCTGCGTCGACGCCTGTGACGAGATCATGGACAAGATGGAGTATCCGCGCGGGCTGATTCGCTACACCACCGAACACGCCCTGGAGGGCGGCAAGACGCGCTGGTTCCGCCCTCGCCTGCTGGGCTACGGTGCCGCGCTGGTCACCATGATCGTGATGTTCATCATCACAGTCGGCAACCTCGCCCAGGTCTCGCTGGATATCGAACGGGATAGAAACGTTCTGTATCGAGAAACCCGTGCCGGGGAGATCGAGAACGTGTACATTGTCAAAATTTTCAACAAGGGTCAGACCGAGCGCACCTACGAGCTCGCCGTGAGTGGTCACGCTGGCCTGCAATTGCAAATGCCCGACAACCGCCTGACCGTCGCCCCGAGCCGCAAACTGGAACTGCCGGTCAACGTGCACCTGGACCCGGCTGCGCTGGACGGTGCCACCAATATTGCGATCACCTTTGTGGTCACCGCTGAAGATGACGACAGCGTAGAGGCCGAAGCGGAAAGCCGCTTCCTGGCACCGCAGATACGCTGA
- a CDS encoding FixH family protein produces the protein MTTGTSMIDDAASSPWYKQIWAWVVIAILAFAVFIGVGLLLVATMNPDSLVRDDYYSEGKAINMTLDRDHNARDLGMAATFSIDEVTGDISLQLDGQLSALPRNLTLDLISPTHASRDRSVRLQQISGNTYTGQLENRIEGRRYIELNDPDKPGEDGWRLTGELQLGGSQRYQLGAH, from the coding sequence ATGACTACAGGAACCTCCATGATCGACGACGCCGCCTCCTCGCCCTGGTACAAGCAAATCTGGGCCTGGGTTGTCATCGCCATTCTGGCCTTCGCCGTCTTCATCGGCGTCGGCCTGCTGCTGGTCGCCACCATGAACCCCGACAGCCTGGTGCGCGATGATTACTACAGCGAAGGCAAGGCGATCAATATGACCCTGGATCGCGATCACAACGCACGCGACCTGGGCATGGCGGCCACCTTCAGCATCGACGAGGTGACCGGCGACATCAGCCTGCAGCTCGATGGTCAGCTCAGCGCCCTGCCCCGCAACCTGACCCTGGACCTGATCTCCCCCACCCACGCATCCCGCGACCGCAGCGTGCGACTGCAGCAGATCAGCGGCAATACCTACACCGGTCAGCTGGAAAACCGTATCGAGGGACGCCGGTACATCGAACTGAATGATCCCGACAAACCCGGCGAGGACGGCTGGCGCCTGACTGGCGAGCTGCAGCTTGGCGGCAGCCAGCGCTACCAGTTGGGCGCTCACTGA